A genomic segment from Chitinophaga flava encodes:
- the tig gene encoding trigger factor, whose protein sequence is MATVTRENIGLLNDKITVKVSQEDYLPNFDKAVKQFSKNANIPGFRKGMVPAGMIKKMHGPAIFGDEVLKTVEKELMGYVQAEKLDIFGQPLSLEKTAKDLDFNQPAEYTFEFEVGLKPAFEVTPLDNNKTTLTKYKVAVTEEMVNDEVQRLQLKGGKPSEGEAVSTEDDIINVTFEEADAKGNVVEGGIKKETSLLVKYFTEAVQAELKGKKVNESIVIELGKSFDEQRLAWVSKDLGIEAGDKEAAKKHFNLTITKITLIEKRELNEEFFKEVYPADNITTEEAFRTKLREEIAKYWDSESRNHMHNDLFEVLVHETPIELPKDFLKRWLQVGGEKPKTAEEAEKEFPGFDHQLRWTLISDKLVRDNKLEVSFEDLKENAKQKVLGYYGGAAADGAEWLDSYLDRLLQDEKFVDQTYREMITAKLFDWAETKVNVKEEEIKAEEFVNLPHKHHHHEH, encoded by the coding sequence ATGGCAACCGTTACCAGAGAAAACATTGGTTTATTGAACGATAAGATCACTGTGAAAGTGAGCCAGGAAGATTACCTTCCTAATTTTGACAAAGCAGTAAAACAATTCAGCAAGAATGCAAATATCCCAGGCTTCCGTAAAGGTATGGTGCCTGCCGGTATGATTAAGAAAATGCATGGTCCAGCCATCTTTGGCGACGAAGTGCTGAAAACTGTGGAAAAAGAGCTGATGGGTTATGTACAGGCAGAGAAACTGGATATCTTCGGTCAACCACTCTCTCTGGAAAAAACTGCAAAAGATCTCGATTTCAACCAACCTGCTGAATATACTTTTGAATTTGAAGTGGGTCTGAAACCAGCTTTTGAAGTTACCCCGCTCGACAACAATAAAACCACCCTCACCAAATACAAGGTGGCTGTTACCGAAGAAATGGTAAATGACGAAGTTCAGCGTTTACAGCTGAAAGGTGGTAAACCATCTGAAGGCGAAGCGGTTAGCACTGAAGACGACATCATCAACGTTACTTTCGAAGAAGCTGATGCTAAAGGCAATGTAGTTGAAGGTGGTATCAAAAAAGAAACCAGCCTGCTGGTTAAATACTTCACTGAGGCTGTACAGGCTGAGCTGAAAGGCAAAAAAGTTAACGAAAGCATCGTAATCGAACTGGGCAAATCCTTCGACGAACAACGTCTGGCCTGGGTTTCAAAAGATCTGGGTATTGAAGCTGGCGACAAAGAAGCTGCTAAAAAGCACTTCAACCTGACTATCACCAAGATCACCCTGATCGAAAAAAGAGAATTAAACGAAGAATTCTTCAAAGAAGTTTACCCTGCGGATAACATCACCACAGAAGAAGCTTTCCGCACTAAACTGAGAGAAGAAATCGCGAAATACTGGGATTCAGAAAGCCGCAACCACATGCACAACGACCTGTTCGAAGTGCTGGTACATGAAACGCCGATCGAATTACCAAAGGATTTCCTGAAACGCTGGCTGCAGGTAGGTGGTGAAAAACCAAAAACTGCCGAAGAAGCCGAAAAAGAATTCCCGGGTTTCGACCACCAACTCCGTTGGACACTGATTAGCGATAAACTGGTTCGTGATAATAAACTGGAAGTTTCTTTCGAAGATCTGAAAGAAAACGCCAAACAAAAAGTACTGGGCTACTACGGTGGCGCTGCTGCTGATGGTGCTGAATGGCTGGATAGCTACCTGGACCGCCTGCTGCAGGACGAAAAATTTGTTGACCAGACTTATCGTGAAATGATCACTGCCAAGTTGTTTGACTGGGCTGAAACCAAGGTGAACGTGAAAGAAGAGGAAATCAAAGCAGAAGAATTTGTTAATTTACCTCATAAACATCACCATCATGAACATTAA
- a CDS encoding DUF1501 domain-containing protein, translating into MKRRDFLKQSGMASGMMLLPAFVHAAMAKTSQPATRRVVFIQLMGGNDGLNTVIPYRQEMYYQQRPQLAIPAEEVLPVTAEWGFNPALRALLPFYEKQQLLVLQQVGYPDTDTSHYHSSQIWRTGCLQGLEANHWLPATIPATDLGTADFGPTLEHIASQIGKGDPTQVYHLALDGFDTHQFQRVQQDQLLATYAQGVSTFLHALRRNGQLDNTLVVTWSEFGRSVSQNIRQGTDHGHGNQVYIFGSRLRQWGIQPCTLTGGELPVRTDFRSLYATIGNKWLGVTNTTDVHNELLIV; encoded by the coding sequence ATGAAGCGCAGAGACTTTTTAAAACAATCCGGTATGGCTTCAGGCATGATGCTGTTGCCGGCCTTTGTACATGCCGCCATGGCAAAGACCTCGCAGCCTGCTACCCGGCGGGTGGTATTTATTCAGCTGATGGGAGGCAATGATGGACTGAACACCGTTATTCCCTACCGGCAGGAAATGTACTACCAGCAACGGCCTCAGCTGGCCATCCCGGCGGAGGAAGTATTACCCGTCACCGCCGAATGGGGATTTAACCCTGCTTTGCGGGCGCTGCTGCCATTTTATGAAAAGCAGCAGTTGTTGGTATTACAACAGGTAGGTTATCCCGATACCGACACTTCTCATTATCACTCCAGCCAAATATGGCGTACCGGCTGTTTGCAGGGCCTGGAGGCCAACCACTGGCTACCTGCTACAATCCCGGCAACTGATCTCGGCACCGCCGATTTCGGCCCTACGCTGGAACATATCGCCAGCCAGATCGGCAAAGGAGATCCTACACAAGTGTATCACCTCGCCCTGGATGGTTTTGATACCCACCAGTTTCAGCGGGTACAGCAAGACCAGCTGCTGGCCACCTATGCACAGGGTGTCAGTACTTTTCTGCATGCCCTCCGGCGCAATGGCCAGCTGGACAACACCCTGGTGGTGACCTGGTCTGAATTCGGCCGTAGTGTATCACAGAATATCCGCCAGGGCACCGATCATGGGCATGGCAACCAGGTATATATCTTTGGCAGCCGGCTGCGCCAATGGGGTATCCAGCCCTGCACGCTTACGGGCGGAGAACTGCCTGTACGTACGGATTTCAGGAGCCTCTATGCAACTATTGGCAACAAGTGGCTGGGAGTTACCAACACCACTGATGTACACAATGAACTACTGATTGTATGA
- a CDS encoding sugar MFS transporter: MAVISTTNQVQTTVSGSKQSYMPALISLAVLYFMMGFITCLNDTLVPFFKKGFTLSYSQSSLVQFYFFLTYGIMSVPAGKIVSRTGYKKGMVLGFAIAAVGGLLFYPASVFHQYMLFLAALFVIAIGIVLLQVAANPYITALGPAHTASARLTLIQGVGSVGTTVAPLFGAHFILTRLEESHASSEAVRYPYLGIAALLLLIAFAVSRLALPVISTAGSNQGSGESRGIFSYRNLRFGIIGIFVYVGAEVSIGTFLTNYIVDLLGIPENVANNYVAFYWGGMLVGRLLGAGLLRVLPPPRVLAVCAVGAVLLVLLSVSTTGYIAVWSMIAVGLCNAIMFATIFSLSVEGVGKHTTTASGLLSTAICGGAVISFAQGFLKDHASWQVAFLIPVVCYLYILFYGLNGYKAQKTMA, translated from the coding sequence ATGGCGGTAATATCCACTACAAACCAGGTACAGACCACGGTCTCCGGCAGCAAACAGTCGTATATGCCTGCCCTTATTTCGCTGGCAGTACTTTATTTTATGATGGGCTTCATCACCTGCCTCAACGACACCCTGGTACCCTTTTTCAAGAAAGGCTTCACCCTGAGTTATTCACAATCTTCGCTGGTGCAGTTTTACTTTTTTCTTACCTATGGCATCATGTCTGTTCCGGCCGGAAAAATCGTAAGCCGTACCGGTTACAAGAAAGGAATGGTGCTGGGCTTTGCCATCGCGGCTGTGGGAGGATTACTGTTTTACCCCGCTTCGGTGTTTCATCAGTATATGCTGTTTCTGGCTGCCTTGTTTGTAATCGCGATTGGTATTGTATTGCTGCAGGTAGCTGCCAATCCGTATATCACGGCACTGGGACCGGCCCATACCGCTTCGGCCCGGCTTACGCTGATACAGGGTGTGGGCTCTGTAGGCACTACTGTGGCCCCTCTTTTCGGTGCTCATTTTATCCTCACCAGACTGGAGGAATCCCATGCTTCCAGCGAGGCCGTACGTTATCCTTACCTGGGTATTGCAGCATTGTTATTGTTGATTGCTTTTGCCGTTTCCCGTTTAGCCCTTCCCGTTATCAGCACTGCCGGTAGTAATCAGGGCTCCGGAGAGAGCAGGGGCATTTTTTCTTACCGCAACCTGCGCTTCGGTATCATCGGCATTTTTGTGTATGTGGGAGCAGAAGTATCCATCGGCACCTTCCTTACCAATTATATCGTGGACCTGTTGGGCATCCCCGAAAATGTGGCCAATAACTATGTGGCCTTTTACTGGGGTGGTATGCTGGTAGGGCGTTTGCTGGGTGCCGGCCTTCTGCGCGTTTTACCGCCGCCGAGGGTACTGGCTGTATGTGCAGTGGGTGCAGTATTGCTGGTATTGCTGTCAGTAAGCACTACAGGCTATATAGCGGTATGGAGTATGATTGCCGTTGGATTGTGTAATGCGATCATGTTTGCCACTATCTTTTCCCTTTCTGTGGAAGGTGTGGGCAAACACACTACTACGGCTTCCGGCCTGCTGTCTACCGCCATCTGCGGAGGGGCTGTCATCTCCTTTGCACAAGGTTTTCTGAAGGACCATGCCAGCTGGCAGGTGGCTTTCCTCATTCCGGTAGTATGTTATCTCTATATTCTGTTTTATGGTCTCAATGGCTATAAGGCGCAAAAAACAATGGCATGA
- a CDS encoding AGE family epimerase/isomerase yields the protein MTFHEYATLYQHNLLNDVVPFWLQHSPDKEYGGYFTCLDREGKVFDTDKFIWLQCREVWCFSMLYNKVEKKQEWLDMAIQGAEFLKKHGRDKDGNWYFSLTRTGAPLIAPYNIFSDCFAAMAFGQLYQATGNADYSQIAITTFHNILKRQDNPKGHYSKAMPGTRPLQNFALPMILCNLVLEMETLLDKQLVENTIQQGIHTVMDVFYQKDSGLIMENITPEGQLSDSFEGRLLNPGHGLEAMWFVMDLATRNNDQALITKAKDITLSLLEYGWDQQYGGIFYFLDVKGYPPQQLEWDQKLWWVHIETIISLLKGYLHTGDEKCWQWFEIVHDYTWKHFPDPENGEWFGYLNRQGQPLLPLKGGKWKGCFHVPRGLYQSWTTLQQIAAKHALSTQPK from the coding sequence ATGACATTTCATGAGTATGCCACGTTATATCAGCATAACCTTCTAAACGACGTAGTACCGTTCTGGTTACAACATTCGCCGGACAAAGAATACGGCGGCTATTTCACCTGCCTCGACCGGGAAGGAAAAGTATTCGACACCGATAAGTTCATCTGGCTGCAATGCCGCGAAGTATGGTGTTTCAGTATGCTCTACAACAAAGTGGAGAAAAAACAGGAATGGCTGGACATGGCCATCCAGGGTGCCGAATTCCTGAAAAAACATGGGCGCGACAAAGATGGTAACTGGTACTTCTCCCTTACCCGTACCGGAGCCCCGCTGATAGCGCCCTATAATATCTTTTCAGACTGTTTCGCTGCCATGGCTTTCGGCCAGCTGTACCAGGCCACCGGTAATGCCGACTACAGCCAAATCGCTATCACCACCTTTCACAACATCCTCAAAAGACAGGACAATCCCAAAGGGCACTATTCCAAAGCCATGCCCGGCACCCGGCCCCTGCAGAACTTTGCACTGCCCATGATACTCTGCAACCTCGTGCTGGAAATGGAGACACTGCTGGACAAACAGCTGGTCGAAAACACCATCCAACAGGGTATCCACACCGTAATGGATGTTTTTTACCAGAAAGACTCCGGCCTGATCATGGAAAACATTACTCCCGAAGGACAGCTGTCAGACTCTTTCGAAGGACGCCTCCTCAACCCTGGTCACGGCCTGGAAGCCATGTGGTTTGTCATGGATCTGGCCACCCGCAACAACGATCAGGCGCTGATCACCAAAGCCAAAGACATCACCCTCAGCCTGCTGGAATACGGATGGGACCAGCAATACGGCGGTATCTTCTACTTCCTCGATGTAAAGGGGTATCCTCCGCAACAACTGGAATGGGACCAGAAGCTGTGGTGGGTACATATAGAAACCATTATCAGCCTCCTGAAAGGATACCTCCATACCGGCGACGAAAAATGCTGGCAATGGTTCGAAATAGTACATGATTATACCTGGAAACATTTCCCTGATCCTGAAAATGGTGAATGGTTTGGTTATCTTAACAGGCAGGGCCAGCCGCTCCTTCCGCTCAAAGGCGGGAAATGGAAAGGCTGTTTCCATGTGCCGAGAGGCCTTTATCAAAGCTGGACTACGCTGCAGCAGATCGCAGCCAAACATGCATTATCCACTCAACCAAAATAA
- a CDS encoding DUF4434 domain-containing protein has protein sequence MKITGTFLDEISHDIPHQNWGRAEWDADFSHMKAIGIDTVFLIRSGFQRWLTYPSQVVMKEEGGYEPPVDLVKMFLELADKHHMKFYFGLYDSGKYWWKGDFQKEVDINLKVIDEVWKKYGHYKSFQGWYLTQEVSRRTGKVIDLYAKLGKHCKDISNNLPTLISPWIDGKKAVMAASSTITREDAVSLKQHESEWSEIFDGIKGVVDAVAFQDGHIEFHELPDFFAVNKKMADKYGIQCWTNAESFDRDMPIKFMPIKFEKLRMKLEAARKAGYDKAITFEFSHFMSPQSAYLQAGHLYNRYKEYLKTL, from the coding sequence ATGAAAATAACAGGTACCTTCCTCGACGAAATCAGCCACGACATCCCCCACCAGAACTGGGGCCGCGCAGAATGGGATGCCGACTTCTCCCATATGAAAGCTATCGGCATAGACACTGTATTCCTTATCAGAAGCGGCTTCCAACGCTGGCTCACCTATCCTTCCCAGGTAGTCATGAAAGAAGAAGGCGGCTACGAACCTCCGGTAGACCTCGTAAAAATGTTCCTGGAACTGGCCGACAAACATCATATGAAATTTTACTTCGGCCTCTACGACTCCGGTAAATACTGGTGGAAAGGCGATTTCCAGAAAGAAGTAGACATCAACCTGAAAGTAATTGATGAAGTATGGAAAAAATATGGCCACTACAAATCCTTCCAGGGCTGGTACCTTACCCAGGAAGTGAGCAGACGCACCGGCAAAGTGATTGACCTGTATGCCAAACTGGGCAAACATTGCAAAGACATTTCCAACAACCTCCCTACACTGATATCTCCCTGGATAGACGGTAAAAAGGCTGTCATGGCCGCTTCTTCCACCATCACCAGAGAAGATGCTGTTTCCCTGAAACAACACGAATCAGAATGGAGTGAAATATTCGACGGCATCAAAGGCGTAGTAGATGCAGTAGCCTTCCAGGACGGCCACATCGAATTCCACGAACTACCCGACTTCTTCGCTGTCAATAAAAAAATGGCAGATAAATACGGCATCCAGTGCTGGACCAACGCAGAATCCTTCGACCGCGACATGCCTATCAAATTTATGCCCATCAAATTCGAAAAATTACGCATGAAGCTGGAAGCCGCGCGTAAAGCCGGCTACGACAAGGCCATCACCTTCGAGTTCTCCCACTTCATGAGTCCACAGTCTGCCTACCTGCAGGCCGGTCATCTGTACAACCGCTATAAAGAATACCTCAAAACCCTTTAA
- a CDS encoding FAD-dependent oxidoreductase has product MILLRKLFISQLLCFLTWSLSAQQLQTDLLIIGGGASGTTAGIQAARMGINTTILEETTWLGGMLTSAGVSAIDGNNALPSGLWGEFREQLHQHYGGPKAVATGWVSNTLFEPSVGNNILQQMAAKENNLHIHFNTRWTGVSKQNGKWRVSFIHNNQPGTIEAKILIDATELGDIMAATRTPYSTGMDSRLQTGEAVAPLKANNYIQVLTYVVTLKDYGKNADKTIPRPAGYQPDIFRCCCAGSDPYGSNNGKMNCDFMMQYGKLPNNKYMINWPGCGNDYPLNVIEMNREARTEALKKAKLHTLRYLYYLQTELGYKNLGIADDEYPTDDKLPMIPYYREARRLKGITTLTFNHVAKPFDQPEAYYRTGIAVGDYPIDHHQEKDPAVPKIDFSKAKVPSYNIPLGSLIPAQTEDLIVAEKSISVTNIVNGATRLQPVVLQLGQAAGALAAIALQQQLPPRKVAVRSVQQALLKAGVYLMPYIDVTKENPHFNAIQRIGATGILRGFGVPYTWANQTWFYPQRPISEYEFTQGLLTYYPAARQLTPTGQDLTPAFIVKAFQAAGATGITYEKIADAWQQLQFSTAISDTLSLNREMAAVLTDHFLHPFDIPVTFTGTLQP; this is encoded by the coding sequence ATGATCTTATTAAGAAAACTTTTTATCAGCCAACTACTCTGTTTCCTTACCTGGAGCCTGAGTGCACAACAACTGCAGACAGATCTGCTTATCATCGGCGGCGGCGCCAGCGGCACCACCGCCGGCATACAGGCCGCCCGCATGGGCATCAACACCACCATCCTGGAAGAAACAACCTGGCTCGGCGGCATGCTCACCTCCGCAGGTGTTTCCGCCATCGACGGCAACAATGCCCTCCCCTCCGGCCTCTGGGGCGAATTCAGGGAACAGCTTCACCAGCACTATGGCGGCCCTAAAGCAGTGGCTACCGGCTGGGTCAGCAACACCCTCTTCGAACCATCTGTAGGCAACAACATCCTGCAGCAAATGGCCGCTAAAGAAAATAATCTGCATATCCACTTCAATACCCGGTGGACCGGTGTCAGCAAACAAAACGGTAAATGGCGTGTCAGTTTTATCCACAATAACCAACCCGGCACCATAGAAGCCAAAATCCTGATAGACGCCACTGAACTTGGCGACATCATGGCCGCTACCCGCACTCCCTATAGCACCGGCATGGACAGCCGCCTGCAAACCGGAGAAGCTGTGGCCCCGCTTAAAGCCAACAATTACATCCAGGTGCTTACTTATGTAGTCACCCTCAAAGACTACGGCAAAAATGCGGATAAAACCATCCCACGCCCTGCCGGATATCAGCCCGATATCTTCCGCTGCTGCTGCGCCGGCTCAGACCCTTACGGCAGCAACAACGGCAAAATGAACTGCGACTTCATGATGCAGTATGGCAAACTGCCCAATAACAAATACATGATCAACTGGCCCGGCTGCGGCAACGACTACCCGCTCAACGTCATCGAAATGAACAGGGAAGCACGCACCGAAGCCCTTAAAAAAGCTAAGCTTCATACCCTCCGTTATCTCTACTACCTGCAAACCGAACTGGGATACAAAAACCTGGGCATCGCCGATGATGAATATCCTACCGATGATAAACTGCCCATGATCCCCTACTACAGGGAAGCACGGCGCCTCAAAGGTATCACCACCCTCACTTTTAATCATGTAGCCAAACCGTTCGACCAACCGGAAGCCTATTATCGTACAGGCATTGCCGTAGGAGATTATCCGATTGATCATCACCAGGAAAAAGATCCCGCCGTACCTAAAATAGACTTCTCCAAAGCCAAAGTGCCTTCCTATAATATTCCGCTCGGTTCTCTGATACCAGCACAAACAGAAGATCTGATCGTAGCAGAAAAAAGCATCAGTGTCACCAACATCGTCAATGGCGCCACCCGCCTGCAACCAGTGGTGTTACAGCTGGGTCAGGCTGCCGGCGCACTCGCGGCCATCGCCTTACAACAACAGCTGCCACCCCGCAAAGTGGCTGTGCGGAGTGTGCAGCAGGCACTCCTCAAAGCCGGCGTATATCTGATGCCTTATATAGATGTCACCAAAGAAAATCCGCATTTTAATGCCATACAACGTATAGGCGCCACCGGTATACTCAGAGGATTTGGTGTGCCATACACCTGGGCCAACCAAACCTGGTTTTATCCGCAACGGCCTATCAGCGAATATGAGTTCACCCAGGGCCTGCTCACCTATTACCCGGCAGCACGGCAGTTGACGCCCACTGGACAGGATCTCACACCGGCTTTTATCGTCAAAGCATTTCAGGCAGCCGGCGCCACCGGCATCACCTACGAAAAAATTGCCGATGCCTGGCAACAGCTGCAGTTCAGCACTGCCATCAGCGACACCCTGTCACTCAACCGGGAAATGGCCGCTGTACTCACCGACCACTTCCTGCATCCCTTTGATATTCCCGTGACCTTTACCGGCACCCTTCAACCATAA
- a CDS encoding ROK family protein, translating into MGKTFFEELNNDNVTGVAYKNINLKKAALAYFANIGNATIADMCKELNLSAPKVTTLLNDLIQDGLVKDYGKVESTGGRKPNLYGLVPDSAFFIGVDVKQHHLNLGLSDLQKNLVCTEEGIPYKLDNNKASLEELCVLISNFINGLTVPREKILGIGINLSGRINYATGYSYSFFYFDEEPLSKIIETKLGIRVFLENDSRAMAYGEFCSDTVHGERNVLFLNLDYGIGMGVLIDGQLYYGKSGYSGEVGHIPLFDNEIICHCGKKGCLETEASGWALTRMFQDRLKEGSSSMLSRKHGAPGSIQLEDIIDAAIHDDVLAIELIAKIGENLGRGIALLINIFNPELVILGGSLAATQDYIRLPIKSAVNKYSLSLVNNDTKLRISSLGERAGIIGACLLVRNKVLIN; encoded by the coding sequence ATGGGTAAGACCTTTTTCGAAGAACTGAACAATGACAATGTTACCGGGGTAGCCTATAAAAATATTAACCTGAAGAAGGCCGCTCTGGCCTACTTCGCCAACATCGGCAATGCCACCATCGCCGACATGTGCAAAGAACTTAACCTCAGCGCTCCCAAAGTAACCACCCTGCTCAACGATCTCATACAGGACGGACTGGTAAAAGATTACGGCAAAGTAGAATCTACCGGCGGCCGGAAACCCAATCTGTACGGCCTGGTGCCCGACTCCGCTTTTTTTATCGGCGTAGATGTGAAACAACATCACCTGAATCTCGGACTGTCTGACCTGCAGAAAAATCTGGTCTGTACAGAAGAAGGCATACCTTATAAACTGGACAACAACAAAGCTTCGCTGGAAGAACTCTGTGTACTCATCAGCAACTTTATCAATGGCCTGACTGTACCCCGCGAAAAAATCCTGGGCATCGGCATTAACCTGTCCGGCCGCATCAACTATGCTACCGGCTACAGTTACAGCTTTTTCTACTTCGATGAAGAACCACTCAGCAAAATCATCGAAACGAAACTGGGCATCCGGGTGTTTCTGGAAAACGACTCCCGTGCGATGGCCTACGGCGAATTTTGTTCAGATACCGTTCATGGCGAACGTAATGTACTTTTCCTGAACCTCGACTATGGTATTGGTATGGGTGTATTGATAGACGGCCAGCTGTATTACGGTAAATCAGGCTATAGCGGTGAAGTGGGACATATTCCGCTATTTGATAATGAAATCATCTGCCACTGTGGGAAAAAAGGCTGCCTCGAAACCGAAGCTTCCGGATGGGCCCTCACCCGCATGTTCCAGGACAGACTGAAGGAAGGTTCCTCTTCCATGCTCTCCCGCAAACACGGTGCCCCCGGGAGTATACAACTGGAAGATATTATCGATGCCGCCATCCACGACGACGTGCTGGCCATCGAACTGATCGCCAAAATAGGAGAGAACCTGGGCCGTGGTATTGCCCTGCTGATCAATATCTTCAATCCTGAACTGGTGATATTAGGCGGAAGCCTGGCAGCCACACAGGATTATATCCGCTTGCCTATCAAAAGCGCTGTCAACAAATACTCACTCAGCCTCGTGAATAACGATACCAAACTGAGGATATCCAGTCTGGGTGAACGGGCCGGTATTATTGGTGCCTGCCTGCTGGTGCGCAATAAAGTGTTGATTAATTAG